One region of Octopus sinensis linkage group LG30, ASM634580v1, whole genome shotgun sequence genomic DNA includes:
- the LOC115226765 gene encoding zinc finger protein OZF-like — protein sequence MENELCENQEEFETDFQKVDSPDAMMKGTGDIYQCDICKKIFSQKCKLTAHSSVHAGKKPHHCSICGNSFSRKANLATHQRIHSGENLYHCDICDKSFYQKGHLVNHQRIHTEEKPFRCDVCGKSFSQKSNLTSHSHVHTGEKPYHCDICGKTFSHKCDLINHQRIHTGEKPYHCDICGKSFSQRSTLIVHKRMHTGKKLYQCSVCGKSISGTSNLTKHILIHTGEKPYHCDICGKSFSCGNTLTRHERIHTGEKPYQCDACGKPFSDIGVLTIHRRTHTGEKPYDCDICGKSFSQIHNLTTHKRSHTGEKPYHCDICDKSFSRKNNLISHQRIHTGEKPYCCDICDKSFSQKNNLIVHRRRHTGEKLHWCSVCGKSFCQKVELTSHERIHTGEKPYHCDICGKSFSQRHHLTTHSSIHSDK from the coding sequence atggaaaatgaattgTGTGAAAACCAGGAGGAATTTGAAACAGATTTCCAGAAAGTTGATTCTCCTGACGCCATGATGAAAGGAACTGGTGATATCtaccagtgtgatatctgtaaGAAGATATTTTCACAAAAATGTAAACTCACTGCACACAGCAGCGTTCATGCTGGGAAGAAGCCACACCACTGTAGTATTTGTGGTAACTCATTCTCTCGCAAAGCAAACTTAGCGACTCACCAACGAATTCACAGTGGAGAGAATCTGTACCACTGCGATATTTGTGATAAGTCGTTCTATCAGAAAGGTCACCTTGTTAACCACCAGCGTATCCACACAGAAGAAAAGCCATTCCGCTGTGATGTCTgcggtaaatccttctctcaaaaGAGCAACCTCACTTCACACAGCcatgttcatacaggggagaaaccatatcactgtgatatctgtggtaaaacgttCTCTCACAAATGTGACTTAATCAATCaccaacgcattcatacaggggagaagccttatcactgtgatatctgtggcaaatctttctctcaaagaaGCACTTTGATTGTgcacaaacgcatgcatacagGGAAGAAGCTGTACCAGTGTTCTGTGTGTGGCAAATCAATATCTGGAACAAGCAACTTGACTAAACACATTctcattcatacaggtgagaaaccgtatcactgtgacatctgtggtaaatcattctcttgtggGAATACTTTAACCAGAcacgaacgtattcatacaggagagaaaccatatcagtgcgaTGCGTGTGGCAAGCCGTTCTCTGACATTGGCGTCTTAACTATACACAGACgtactcacacaggagagaaaccatatgactGCGACATCTGTGGAAAGTCCTTTTCTCAAATCCATAATTTAACCACTCACAAACGTTCCCATACAggcgagaagccatatcactgtgatatctgcgacAAGTCGTTCTCTCGCAAAAATAACTTGATTAGTCaccaacgcattcatacaggtgagaaaccatattgttgtgatatctgtgataagtCCTTCTCgcaaaaaaataatttgattgtCCATAGGCGCCGGCATACGGGCGAAAAGCTGCATTGGTGCTCCGTGTGTGGCAAGTCGTTCTGTCAGAAGGTTGAATTGACTTCTcacgaacgtattcatacaggtgagaaaccatatcactgtgacatctgtggtaaatcattctctcaaagacatCACTTAACAACACACTCGAGTATTCATTCGGATAAATAA
- the LOC115226766 gene encoding zinc finger protein 208-like, whose amino-acid sequence MSFCEKGQLIRGEEKPYQCDICSKSFSQTCHLIQHRRIHTGEKPYRCDVCGKSFSINHHLTKHRRIHTGEKPYHCDVCGRSFSRNHHLNEHKFVHTGEKPYHCDICGKSFSRTRNLTTHIRIHTGEKLFDCDICGKSFTLKSTLTIHIRIHTGEKPYQCDMCGIAFSERSSLSVHKQIHTGVKPYHCDICDKSFSRHHYLAEHSRTHTGDRPYHCDICTKSFSTSSNLSKHRRSHTGEKPYNCDICDKSFSTSSSLSKHIRIHTGEKPHSCDVCGKCFSQKGHLTGHKRIHAGDKPYHCDICGKSFSHSQHLIRHKRIHTDAKPYHCDICGKSFSRKHTLIEHKQTHTGEKPYRCEVCNKAFSRNFHLTEHKYIHTGEKPYHCDVCSKSFVRKRQLTTHECTLAAELFVNNPKYCKGLMYINWVLFSLMVKKSGHWGGFGGSPTTVFIAKGQRALTQICGTYTNPQFHPGNYLAEVGIRRVPYSLYGPELVPCDFWLFLKMKGAKPYSCNICGKSFPRSSALTRHKRIHTGEKPYHCDICGKSFSQSNALTSHKYIHTGETPFHCDICGKSFSQSGNLTAHKRFHTREKPYHCDICGKLFSAGTTLIVHKRIHTGEKPYHCDVCGTSFSVSSTLTTHMRTHTGEKSDQIDLNRQKHVHTGEKPYQCDICSKSFSGQNTLNSHKCTHTGDKPYSCNICGKSFPRNSALTDHKRIHTGEKPYQCNICNKSFSISSNLTTHKRLHTGEKPYHCDICGLSFTQSSALTSHKHTHTGETPYYCDICGKSFSRSGSLTSHKRFHTGEKPYRCDICGKLFSANTSLIVHKRIHTGEKPYHCNVCNKSFSISSNLTTHIRTHTGEKPYRCDICGISFFQSSALTSHKHIHTGETPYYCDICGKSFSQSSNLVAHKRFHTGERPYHCDICGKMFSAGTSLIVHKRIHTGEKPYHCGICNKSFSASSNLITHKRIHTGETPNYCD is encoded by the exons ATGTCATTCTGTGAAAAAGGTCAACTCATTCGTGGAGaagagaagccatatcaatgtgatatctgtagtaaatccttTTCTCAAACTTGTCACTTAATCCAACacagacgcattcatacaggagaaaaaccctatcgctgtgatgtctgtggtaaatctttctctataAACCATCACTTAACCAAACacaggcgtattcatacaggagagaagccatatcattgcgatGTCTGCGGTAGGTCGTTCTCTCGGAATCATCATTTAAACGAACACAAATtcgttcacacaggagagaagccatatcactgtgatatctgtggtaagtcctTCTCCAGAACTAGGAACCTAACGactcacatacgtattcatacaggagagaagctattcgattgtgacatctgtggtaaatcgttcactTTGAAAAGTACTTTGACCATTCACatacgaattcatacaggagagaagccgtatcagtGTGACATGTGTGGCATAGCATTCTCTGAAAGAAGTAGCTTAAGTGTTCACAAGCAAATCCATACAGGAGttaagccatatcactgtgatatctgtgataaatccttcTCTCGGCATCATTACTTAGCCGAACACAGTCGCACTCATACAGGAGACAggccctatcactgtgatatctgtactAAATCCTTTTCTACGAGTAGCAACCTGAGCAAACACAGACGTagtcatactggagagaaaccctacaattgtgatatctgtgacaaaTCGTTTTCTACAAGCAGCAGCTTGAGTAAACACATCCGCATCCATACGGGGGAGAAGCCCCATAGCTGTGATGTGTGTGGTAAGTGCTTCTCTCAGAAAGGTCACTTAACtggacacaaacgcattcatgcaggagataaaccatatcactgtgatatctgtggcaaatccttCTCTCACAGTCAGCATTTGATcagacacaaacgcattcatacagacgctaaaccataccactgtgatatctgtggtaaatccttctctcggAAACATACTTTGATTGAACACAAACAAacccatacaggggagaagccatatcgctgtgaGGTCTGCAATAAAGCCTTCTCTAGAAATTTCCATTTAActgaacacaaatacattcatacaggagagaaaccatatcactgtgatgtctgcagTAAATCTTTTGTTCGAAAACGACAGCTGACTACACATGAGTGCACCCTTGCAGCAGAA CTCTTCGTGAATAACCCTAAGTACTGCAAGGGCCTCATGTACATCAACTGGGTTCTCTTTAGCCTGATGGTAAAAAAAAGTGGACATTGGGGAGGTTTTGGGGGTAGTCCAACAACAGTTTTCATTGCAAAAGGCCAGAGAGCTCTCACCCAGATCTGTGGGACCTACACCAAtccacaattccatcctggtaactACTTGGCAGAGGTGGGCATCAGAAGAGTCCCTTATTCACTCTACGGCCCAGAACTTGttccctgtgacttttggttgttcctcAAGATGAAGGGGGCT aaaccatattcctgtaatatctgtggtaaatcattccctcgtAGCAGTGCGTTAACtcgtcacaagcgtattcatacaggagagaagccgtatcactgtgatatctgtggtaaatcattttctcagagTAATGCTTTAACTAGTCACaagtatattcatacaggagagacaccatttcactgtgatatctgtggtaaatcattctctcaaagtggcaaCTTAACTGCTCACAAACGCTTCCATACcagagagaagccataccactgtgatatctgtggtaaattgttTTCTGCAGGTACTACCTTGAttgtacacaaacgtattcatactggagagaagccctatcactgtgatgtctgtggtacatcattctctgtCAGTAGTACCCTAACTACTCATATGCGtacccatacaggagagaagtctGACCAAATTGATTTAAATCGTCAAAAACAtgtacatacaggagaaaagccatatcagtgtgacatctgtagtaaatcattctctggccAAAATACTTTAAATTCTCACAaatgtactcatacaggagataaaccatattcttgtaatatctgtggtaaatcattccctcgcAACTCTGCTTTGACcgatcataaacgtattcatacaggagagaaaccgtatcaatGCAACATCTGTAACAAATCTTTCTCTATCAGTAGTAACCTAACTACACATAaacgtcttcatacaggagaaaagccatatcactgtgatatctgtggtctaTCATTTACTCAGAGTAGCGCTTTAACTAGTCACAAgcatactcatacaggagagacaccatattattgtgatatctgtggtaaatcattctctcgcagTGGCagcttaacttctcacaaacgtttccatacaggagagaaaccgtatcgatgtgatatctgtggtaaattattctctgcAAACACTTCTTTGAttgtacacaaacgtattcatacaggagagaagccatatcactgtaatgTCTGTAACAAATCTTTCTCTATCAGTAGTAACCTAACTACTCatatacgtactcatacaggagagaaaccatatcgctgtgatatctgtggtatatcATTTTTTCAGAGTAGTGCTTTAACTAGtcacaagcatattcatacaggagagacaccgtattattgtgatatctgtggtaaatctttctctcaaagtaGCAACTTAGTTGCTCATAAACGCTTCCATACTGGAGagaggccatatcattgtgatatctgtggtaaaatgttTTCTGCAGGTACTTCCTTGAttgtacacaaacgtattcatacaggagagaagccatatcactgtggcATCTGTAACAAATCTTTCTCTGCCAGTAGTAACCTAATTacccataaacgtattcatacaggagagacaccaaaTTATTGTGACTAG